A window of Variovorax paradoxus EPS genomic DNA:
CGCTGATGCAGCGCCAGCTCGACAAGCTGCGCCTGCCCGCGGAGCAGGCGCGCACGATGGTGTGCCAGACCGCGCTCGCGCTCGCGCGCTCCGACGCCGGCGAGCCCGATGCGTATGCGCTGCTGCGCATCCTCACGCCGCTCATCAAGTTCCGCGCCTGCCGCGATGCGCGAAAGGTGACGGGCGATGCGATGGAAGTGCGCGGCGGCTGCGGCTACATCGAGGAGTGGAGCGATCCGCGCCTCGTGCGCGATGCGCACCTGGGCTCGATCTGGGAAGGCACGAGCAACATCGTGGCGCTGGACGTGATCCGCGCGGTGAAGCGCGAAGGCTCGCTGCCGGTGCTGCGCGCGCACTGCGAGAAGCTGCTCGGAGATGCCGCGCTGGCGCCTGCGTTTGCGAAGGCCCTGCGCGATGCACTCGCACGCGCCGCGGCGCTGGCCGAGACCGCCGCGCGAGAAGGCGGCGACGTGCTCGCGCGCCAGGCCGCATCGGCGCTCTACCACTGCACGAGCAGCATCGCGATGGCATGGGAGGCATCTCACAGCGGTTCATCCCCGCGCCTGCGCTGGGCGCAACTGGTGCTGCTGCATCGCGTGCTGCCGCGCGATCCGCTCGCCCCCGATGCAATGCCCGCGGACTGGAACAGCACCGCGACGCGCACCGCAGAAATCACAGCTTGATTCAAAAGAACGGAGACATACCTTGCGACACCTCACCCACCTCACCCGCCTCTTCGCCGCGGCCACCGCCTGCACCGCACTGCTGAGCGCAGCACCCGCCGCCCAGGCCCAAGGCCCTTTCCCCTCCAAGCCATTGACGCTGGTCGTGCCCTTCCCACCGGGCGGCCCGACCGACGCCATGGCCCGCACGCTTGCCGCCGAGATGAAGGACCGCCTCGGCCAACCCATGATCGTGGAGAACCGCGCGGGCGCGGGCGGCAACATCGGCGCCGAATACGTGGCGCGCGCAGAAGCCGACGGCCACACGCTGCTGTTCGGCACCTCGGGGCCGCTCGCCATCAACGCGAGCCTCTACCGCAAGATCAACTACGACCCGGTCAAGAGCTACGCACCGGTGATCCAGGTCGGCTACCTGCCGAACATCCTGGTGGTGAACCCCGCGCTGCCGGTGAAGACCGTGCCCGAACTCGTCGCGTATGCCAAGGCCAACGCGGGCAAGCTGAGCTATGCGTCGTCGGGCAACGGCGCTTCGTCGCATCTTGCGGGCGTGCTCTTCAACTCGGTGGCCGGCACCGACCTGCAGCACATTCCCTACAAGGGCACGGGCCCGGCGCTCAACGACCTGTTGGGCAACCAAGTCAGCATGACCTTCACCGACATCCTCACCGCGCTGCCGTACGTGAAGGCCGGCAAGCTGCGCGCGCTGGGTGTGGCGACGGTCGCGCGCTCGCAGGCGCTGCCCGACGTGCCGACGATCTCGGAGCAGGGCTACAAGGGCTACGACGTGAGCGTGTTCTTCGGCATCGTCGCGCCGGCCGGCACGCCCGCGGACCGCGTCGCCAAGCTCAACCATGCGTTCGCCGAAGTGCTGAACTCGCCGAAGGTCAAGCAGATGTTCGCGGCGCAAGGGCTCGAAGCCTCGGCCGATACCTCGCCGCAGAAGCTCGGCCAGTTCATAGTGAGCGAATCGGCCAAGTGGAAGGACGTCGTGAAGAAGTCCGGCGCGCAGCTCGATTGATGATGGATGACGAAGGCACTGGACTGAAATGACATCACCCCAAGGCGCCCTCGCGGGCATCCGCGTCCTCGACATCTCGCGCATCCTCGGCGGCCCGTATTGCGGCCAGATCCTCGGCGACCACGGCGCCGACGTACTCAAGGTCGAGCCGCCGCAGGGCGACGACACGCGCACCTGGGGCCCGCCGTTCAAGGAAGGCGTGGCCTCGTACTACCACGGCCTCAACCGCAACAAGCGCGTGCAGCACCTGGACTTCTCGACCGTGGAAGGCCGCGAGGCGCTGCTCGCGCTGGTGGCCGAGGCCGACGTGCTGATCGAAAACTTCAAGACCGGGACGATGGAGCGCTGGGGCATCGGCTACGAGGCGCTGTCGCAGCGGTTTCCGCGCCTCGTGTGGTGCCGCGTTTCGGGCTTCGGCGCCGATGGTCCGCTGGGCGCGCTGCCCGGCTACGACGCGGCGGTGCAGGCGATGACCGGCATCATGAGCATCAATGGCGAAGCCGATGGCGGGCCGCTGCGCGTGGGCCTGCCGGTGGTCGACATGGTGACGGGCCTGAACGCCGTCATCGGCGTGCTGCTCGCGCTGCAGGAGCGCAACCGCAGTGGCCGTGGGCAATTCGTGGAAGCGGCGCTGTACGACAGCGGCCTCTCGCTGCTGCATCCGCATGCGGCCAACTGGTTCATGGACGGCACGGCGCCGCGCCGCACGGGCAACGCGCATCCCAACATCTATCCCTACGACGCGCTGGCCACGGGCACCGATCCGGTGTTCGTCGCGGTGGGCAACGACCGCCAGTTCGCAAGCCTGTGCCGCTGCATCGGCCTGCCCGAACTAGCGGACGATCCGCTCTATCGCACGGCCGGTGCGCGCTCGGTGCACCGCGATGGGCTCAAGCAGCGGCTCGAAGCGGCGATGGCGGCTTTCGACGGACGCGCGTTGGTCGACCAGTTGATGGCCGCTGGTGTGCCCGCCGCGCCCGTGCTGCCCGTGGCCGATGCGTTGCAGCATCCGCACACGCTGCACCGCGAGATGGTGGTGGAGATGCCCGGCGGCTACCGCGGCATCGGCGCGCCTGTGAAGCTGAGCCGCACGCCGGCGAGCTATCGCCATGCGCCGCTGACGCCGGGCGACGCGTTCCTGCCAACGGACGATTCAGCGCAGCACTGAACGCCCGCGGCCGATGCCGTAGTAGGCGATGCCGGCGGCTTCGACTTCGGCGGCGTCGTAGATGTTGCGGCCGTCGAAGATCGCGGGCGTCTTCAGCGTGCTCGCGATGCGCGCGAAATCGGGGCGACGGAACACCGGCCATTCGGTCACCAGCGCCAAAACGTCGGCGCCTTCCAGCGCGTCTTCGGGCGTGTCGCACCAGCGCACATCGCTGCGCTCGCCGACGATGGCGCGCGCATTCGGCATTGCCGCCGGGTCGTGCACCTGCACGCGTGCGCCCGCTGCCCACAAGCGCTCCAGCAGCACCAGGCTCGGCGCATCGCGCATGTCGTCGGTGTCGGGCTTGAAGGCCAGGCCCCAAAGCGCGATGGTCTTGTGCGCGATGTCGCCTTCGAAGTGGTGCGTCATCAGGTCGAACAGCCGGCCCTTCTGCTCATGGTTCGCCGCCTCGACAGCCGAGAGGATGCGCAACACCTGCCCATCGCGATCGGCTGCATGCCGAAGCGCCCGCACATCCTTCGCCAGGCACGAGCCGCCGTAGCCCGCGCCGGCCTGCAGGAAGTCGGGGCCGATGCGCCGGTCCGAACCGATGCCGCGCCGCACCATCTCGATGTCGGCCCCCGCATGCCCGGCCACGCGCGCCATTTCGTTCATGAAGCTGATGCGGGTGGCGAGCATCGCGTTGGCGGCGTACTTGGTGAGTTCGGCCGAACGCCGGTCCATCACCAGCAGTTGCTTCGCGGGGTCTGTGACGAAGGGCGCGTAGAGCTGCGTCAACAGGTCGATGGCCGCGGGATCGGCAGCACCGATCACGACGCGGTCGGGCTGCCGGCAGTCGCGCACGGCCGAGCCTTCGCGCAGGAACTCGGGGTTCACCGCCACCGCGATGCGATGCACCGCACCGCGTTGCGAAAGCTCGTCGCGCAGCACGGCCTCGACCTGCTCCGCGGTGCCGACCGGCGCGGTGGACTTGCAGACGACCACGGCGTCGCGATCGCGGTGTTGCCCGACGCTGCGCGCCACGGCCATCACGTGCTGCAGGTCGACCTCGCCCTCGGCATCGGCCGGTGTGTTGACCACGATGAAGAGCACGTCGCCATGCAGGCTCGCCGCGCACTCGTCGGCCGTGAAACGCAATCGTCCCGCGGCAAGCCCTTCTGCGACCAGCGCCTCCAAGCCCGGCTCGTGCAACGGCATCTGCCCCTGCTGCAAGCCTTCGATGCGGCTCGCATCGGCGTCTGCACACAGCACCTCGTGCCCGGCTTCGGCCATGCAGGCGGCGAAGCTGAGGCCCACATAACCGGCGCCGAAGATGGCGAGCTTCATGCGCAAACCCCTTCCCGTACCCCTTGCTTAAGGCACTGGCAGCAGCGGCGGTTGTGAGATAAAAGCAGGATGCAAGCCTTCAAAACAATGTCCGGACAGGAAAATTCGATGATGCCCGATCAAGTTGCCGCGCGTTGCGCACTGGTCCTGGAGACCAACAACCTGCGCGGCGGAGCGGATGCCGAAGCCGCCGCAAGCACCAGCCTGCAGCGCCTCGTCGCCCTGCTGGCGAAGCAGCAGGTGCCGCTCTCGGCCCTGGCCCAGGTGGTCATCACGCACGACGGGCTGAGCGCCGCATCGTGCGAAGCCGTCACTGCGCTGGCGGGCCGGCCCATCGACTTCGTGCGCATCGACGCCGCCACCGGCTACTACGACGCCAAGAACGTCGGCTTCGCGGCCACCGATGCGGCGCGCTGCGACCATGTGGTGTTCGCCGATGCCGACTGCCTGCCCGCCGACGACTGGCTGCTGCAGATGCTCATGCCCTTCACGCGCGGCGCCGATGCGCCCGCGGTGGTGGCCGGCCGCACGAGCTACGCGGCCAACATCGTCGGCACCGCGCTCACGACCATCGACTTCATGTACTTCCCCAACGCCGATCACGCGGGCGCCACGAGCAACTTCTACGCGAACAACGTGGCCTTCCGCCGCGAGGTGTTCGAGCAGCACAGCTACCAGGCGCTCGACGGCGTGTACCGCGCACACTGCCAGGTGCTGGGCATGCGCCTGAAGGCCGCCAACGTGCCCATCCACTACGCGGCCGCAGCGCACACCGAGCACCGCCTGCCCGACACGCGCGCCGAGGCGCTCAAGCTGCGATGGATGCGCGGGCAGGACACGTACTCGCTCACACCGCACCTCTTGCGCAGCTACGTCTCGGCGCGCTGGCAATGGCTGGCGAAGAGCGGGCCGATCGGGCCGCTGTGCGTGCTGTTCACGCGGCTCGGGTTCAGCGTGCGCGCGCTCAACCACCAAGACCTGCCTCCGCTGCGCGGCCTGCGCTGGCTCGCGGGCGTGGCGTTGATCGTGGGCTTCTCGGCCATCGACATGCTGGGCGCCTTCGCGCGCGGCATCGGCCTGCACACGACCGGCCGCACCAACGCGGATGCGCAAGCGCTTTCCTACCATCGCCCGACATGAACAAGAAAAACATCCTCAGCCTTCTCGTGCTGGCCAGCGCATGCGTCACAGCCGGTGCCGCCGACTTCACCGGCCGCGGCATCTTCAACTTCAAGTCCGACAGCGGCTGCCCCTTCTCCGCGCTCGCGGGCCCCGCCAACGAGTGCAACCGCCTTGCACTGGACGATGCAGACACGCGCGCCGCGCTCGACAGCGCCGCGCACACCATCCGCTTCGCCAACCCGCGCATCTACGGCGAGAAGACCATCGTGGGCGATGTGCTGCTGCAGGGCTCGGGGCAGTCGCGCAGCAATGGCCAGCGCGTGCCATTGACCTTCCATGCGCTCCTGAGCCGCTCGGGCAACGAGTGGTCGGTGAGCAGCCATGCGCACTCGCCCATCGGCGGCGAGTTCGGCGACATCAAGATCGATCCGTACCAGGTCGTGGTGATCGAGGGCACCGCCGAGCGCGTCGTGTTCACGCCGGCGCAAATCAGCGAGACGCTTTCCAAGCCTTCCATCGCCGCGCGCCTCGCCAACGAGATCGTGCAGGTGCAGGACAACCGCACGGGCGGCGCCACCGATGCGGACATCACCGTCGGCCTGGGCTTGAGCCGCGCCTCCAAGTCGGTGGCGCGTGCGCGTTTCCGCGCGCCATCGGCCAAGGGCAGCGAACTCTCCGAAGCGATGCGGCAAGGCAACTGGTCGCTCGAACTGCAGGCGCTGAGCGGGCAGATCCCGCGTCAGGTGGTGCAGCGCGACCTCTTCCTCTACGGCCTCGAATCGCAGTCGCTGCTGCAGCCGTTGATGCAGCGCGGCTTCAAGAAGAACGAGAAGCTGGTGCTCGGCGCCGCGGGCGGCAAGGGCTATGTGCGATACGACGGCCAGCAGCGCGAGTTCGCCGGTGCCGACGCAGCGGCGCGCGCGTTCCTTCAGGACAGCTTCATCGGGCTCGTGCTCGGTTGGCAGCAGCAGCAACCACAGCAGGCCCCGGTGGCCAAGGCCAATGGACGCTGACGCCGCATCGCCGAGCACTCCATTCGACTGCCTCGCGCCGCCGCAGTTGCGCGGCTGGCCGGCGCTGCAGGCGCGGCTGGTGCATCACATCAAGCGCGCCGCCTTGCGCCAGATGCATGCGAGCCGCGCCGGTGAAGTGATGTTGTTGCGTCTCTACCTCGTCGGCGAGGAATCGTCCGAGCAGGCGCTGCAGCGCGAGCTGCGCACGAGCGCCCCCGAATGGCTCACACGCCAGCTCGACCAGCATCTGGCCGACGAGCAGTTGCATGCGCGCCTCTTCGCCGATGCCATCGTCGAGCGCGGCGGCACCGCGCAGGCGGCTGCATCGCCCGAAGAAGCGCCGCAGCCCGACTGGCTGAGCCAGCGCAAGCTCGCACGCTGGCAGCGCCTCATCCAGCGCCATGCGCCGCACTTCGCGCACGGCGGTCTCGTGCCGGCCTATGCCATTGGCCTTGCCGCCGAGCAGATGGCCTCGCGCATCCTGCAGCGCCATTGCGCGCTGATCGGCCCGCAGCACGCGCTGCACCCCTTGCTCACGCGCGTGCTCGCCGATGAAGACCGCCACATCCGCCTGTGCAGCCACACGCTGCAGCGCTGCGTGGCGCCGCACGAAGAAGCCAGGCTCGCGCAGTTGATGCACGAGGTGCGTGACACCGAGCGCGGCTTCGGCATCACCAGCGCGCTGGGCATGTACGTCGCGGGTCTGGCCTTGCGCTTGCGCCCCGGCCGTGCGCGGCCGGTCGCAGCCTGAGTCCTTCGATGCCGCCGCGCATCGTCTACCTCGCGACCGCGGACGCGCGCGGCCACCTGATGCGCGCGCAGCTCATCGCGCATTCGCTGCGCGCCGCGAGCGCCAGCGTGCAGGTGCTCACCACCTCCGACGAAGGCGCGCGTTTTCTCGCCGGCTTCGGCATCGAGGCGCCGGTGCTCTCGCGCCACTACGCGGTGCAGTTCGACCGCGAGCAGAACATGCTGCGCCGCGAGACCGACCGCAACGTGGCGCACTACGTGTTCCGGCCGGGTCGCATGCTGCGCGACATCCTGCGGCTGCGCGCCTGGTTCCGCGATGCGGACCTGGTGGTGAACGATTCCTTCCACCCCGCGCTGCTCTTCATGGGCTGGATGCCGGGCTGGCGGCGCAAGGTCGTGCATGTGTACGGCGCGAGCCTGCGGCATGCGCTGGAGACCAATTTCAGCGGGCGCATGCCGGCGTGGATGGCGGGCATCTTCGCCCGCATCGTCGCCTGGCAGATCGACCGCAGCCGCGCGCGCATCGCGCACGATTTCGCCTACGGCGCGCCGCAGGACGACGGCCGCGGCGGTCACCGGCTCGCCACGCCGGTGGCGGTGATGGGCGCCGACACGGAAGCGCACGAAGACCTCGCACCGCAGGCCGCGGTCTACCTGAATCCACATTTCCGCGAGACCGCGCTGGCCGATGGACTGGAACGCGGACTGGCCGATGCGCGCGTGCCGGCGCACCTCGTCGGCGAGGGGTATGCGCAGCGCACGGGTTGGCACGCGCAGGACGAGCACTGGATCGAGATGGCCGCGCGCAGCGCCTTCATCGTCTCTGCGCCCGGCATGGCGGCGCTGTCGATTGCCGCGGTGTACCGCAAGCCGATCCTGCTTCTGTTGACCGACCAGCCCGAGCAGGCGATCAATGCGCAGCGTGCTGCGCAGCTGGGCCTGCACCATCGCATCGTGGTGTGGCAGGGCCGCACCGGCGACTTCGCGCGCGCGGTGACGACGGCCGCCGGCGAGTTGCTCGCGTTGGCCGACAACGGCGATGCCCACCAGGCCGCGCATAAAGGGCGTCAGGCGGCCATCGCACGGCTGGAGCACTGGACGGTGCTGCTCCACAGCCTGGCGGCGGCAACGCCGCCGGTTTGATCAGTCGAGCAACAAGCCGAGATCCTTGATCAGCGGATGCCAGCGCGCCGTTTCGTCGCCGATGAGCGCTTCGAACCGGGCCGGCGTGCTGCCCACCGGCTCCACGCCGAACTCGGCGAGCTTGCGCAGCACCACCGGGTTGTGGATCGCGCTGGCCACCGCTTGCTGCAGCCGCGCCACCAGCTCGGGTGGCGTGCCCGCGGGCACTGCCAGGCCCATGAGC
This region includes:
- a CDS encoding Bug family tripartite tricarboxylate transporter substrate binding protein, with protein sequence MRHLTHLTRLFAAATACTALLSAAPAAQAQGPFPSKPLTLVVPFPPGGPTDAMARTLAAEMKDRLGQPMIVENRAGAGGNIGAEYVARAEADGHTLLFGTSGPLAINASLYRKINYDPVKSYAPVIQVGYLPNILVVNPALPVKTVPELVAYAKANAGKLSYASSGNGASSHLAGVLFNSVAGTDLQHIPYKGTGPALNDLLGNQVSMTFTDILTALPYVKAGKLRALGVATVARSQALPDVPTISEQGYKGYDVSVFFGIVAPAGTPADRVAKLNHAFAEVLNSPKVKQMFAAQGLEASADTSPQKLGQFIVSESAKWKDVVKKSGAQLD
- a CDS encoding CaiB/BaiF CoA transferase family protein, which encodes MTSPQGALAGIRVLDISRILGGPYCGQILGDHGADVLKVEPPQGDDTRTWGPPFKEGVASYYHGLNRNKRVQHLDFSTVEGREALLALVAEADVLIENFKTGTMERWGIGYEALSQRFPRLVWCRVSGFGADGPLGALPGYDAAVQAMTGIMSINGEADGGPLRVGLPVVDMVTGLNAVIGVLLALQERNRSGRGQFVEAALYDSGLSLLHPHAANWFMDGTAPRRTGNAHPNIYPYDALATGTDPVFVAVGNDRQFASLCRCIGLPELADDPLYRTAGARSVHRDGLKQRLEAAMAAFDGRALVDQLMAAGVPAAPVLPVADALQHPHTLHREMVVEMPGGYRGIGAPVKLSRTPASYRHAPLTPGDAFLPTDDSAQH
- a CDS encoding UDP-glucose dehydrogenase family protein, producing the protein MKLAIFGAGYVGLSFAACMAEAGHEVLCADADASRIEGLQQGQMPLHEPGLEALVAEGLAAGRLRFTADECAASLHGDVLFIVVNTPADAEGEVDLQHVMAVARSVGQHRDRDAVVVCKSTAPVGTAEQVEAVLRDELSQRGAVHRIAVAVNPEFLREGSAVRDCRQPDRVVIGAADPAAIDLLTQLYAPFVTDPAKQLLVMDRRSAELTKYAANAMLATRISFMNEMARVAGHAGADIEMVRRGIGSDRRIGPDFLQAGAGYGGSCLAKDVRALRHAADRDGQVLRILSAVEAANHEQKGRLFDLMTHHFEGDIAHKTIALWGLAFKPDTDDMRDAPSLVLLERLWAAGARVQVHDPAAMPNARAIVGERSDVRWCDTPEDALEGADVLALVTEWPVFRRPDFARIASTLKTPAIFDGRNIYDAAEVEAAGIAYYGIGRGRSVLR
- a CDS encoding glycosyltransferase produces the protein MMPDQVAARCALVLETNNLRGGADAEAAASTSLQRLVALLAKQQVPLSALAQVVITHDGLSAASCEAVTALAGRPIDFVRIDAATGYYDAKNVGFAATDAARCDHVVFADADCLPADDWLLQMLMPFTRGADAPAVVAGRTSYAANIVGTALTTIDFMYFPNADHAGATSNFYANNVAFRREVFEQHSYQALDGVYRAHCQVLGMRLKAANVPIHYAAAAHTEHRLPDTRAEALKLRWMRGQDTYSLTPHLLRSYVSARWQWLAKSGPIGPLCVLFTRLGFSVRALNHQDLPPLRGLRWLAGVALIVGFSAIDMLGAFARGIGLHTTGRTNADAQALSYHRPT